One region of Natronolimnobius baerhuensis genomic DNA includes:
- the ppc gene encoding phosphoenolpyruvate carboxylase, with the protein MQLHNRDVRQDVRELGELLGNVLEGQTSRKSFETVESCRQTAIDYRAGDIDSRESLISELETLSPHQQRVVARAFTTYFELINLAEERERVRTIREASQEGTLEDSLETAAEQLGADDLETVQQVLDDVLIEPTFTAHPTEARRKTVKSKLRAIATDLETLDERLLTDKESEQVWRDIDSEVTSLWQTPQVRNRQPEPEDEARNVQWYLENTLFDVVGEVYDELADAIDEEVDGDLEIPKLFEFRSWAGSDRDGNPYVTPDVTANTLERQRSLVLERYREQLKRLSGVLSQDGSRIDAGSAFQATLEADRERLPGSAREAEDRYPGEPYRQKLKLMRERLDRVGDVRPGGYETVDELLEDLEVIAESLQNNGGESVVTAHVDPIRRQVATFGFSLASLDLREHQQKHTDAIADALEGEGIDYHALDEDERVELLTDAILQDERVIDLSDTDGLSDDSARVLRLFDSLGDWQTEYGVEAIDTYAISMTDEPSHVLEVLFLADQSGVVSLPEHCGLDIVPLLETEYALSGARRIMGTLFENEAYSQALEARGQTQEIMLGYSDSNKENGFLAANWSLYKNQRRLGEICDDYDVTMRLFHGRGGSISRGGGPMGEALLALPNSTVTGQVKFTEQGEAIAEKYGNPRIAERNIEQMVNAQLRARHNAINNPTEEIPDEWMDAMETMANAARQEYRDLLESDGFVQYFEQATPITVIENLDLGSRPASRSGERTVEDLRAIPWVFSWTQSRCILPGWYAIATGIDAYLEDGGSEKILQEMYDEWDFFRTTVDNAALSLSRTELEIAERYANMADEDLRETFFPRLTGEYERATELIQTIGQRDQLHTRDWLGENLERRNPYVDPLNLLQTYLLDRTHRTDIEERTLRLTVKGIAAGMKNTG; encoded by the coding sequence ATGCAACTCCATAACAGAGACGTTCGCCAGGACGTTCGCGAACTCGGGGAACTCCTTGGAAACGTACTTGAGGGCCAAACCTCTCGAAAGTCGTTCGAGACGGTCGAGTCCTGTCGCCAGACAGCAATCGACTACCGCGCAGGGGATATCGACTCGAGGGAGTCACTCATCTCGGAACTCGAAACGCTCTCACCACACCAACAGCGGGTCGTCGCGCGGGCGTTTACGACCTACTTCGAACTGATTAATCTCGCCGAGGAGCGCGAGCGCGTGCGAACAATCCGCGAGGCATCACAGGAGGGCACGCTCGAGGACAGCCTCGAGACGGCAGCCGAGCAACTCGGTGCGGACGACCTCGAGACCGTCCAGCAGGTACTGGATGACGTACTCATCGAGCCGACGTTTACCGCCCACCCGACTGAAGCCCGGCGTAAAACGGTCAAATCGAAGCTGCGAGCGATTGCGACCGACCTCGAAACGCTGGACGAACGGCTCTTGACAGACAAGGAGTCGGAGCAGGTCTGGCGCGATATCGATTCGGAAGTGACGAGCCTCTGGCAGACGCCGCAGGTTCGGAACCGCCAGCCAGAACCCGAAGACGAGGCACGCAATGTCCAGTGGTATCTCGAGAACACGCTGTTCGACGTCGTTGGCGAGGTGTACGACGAACTTGCGGATGCCATCGACGAGGAAGTCGACGGCGACCTCGAGATTCCCAAACTGTTCGAGTTCCGCTCGTGGGCCGGCAGCGACCGGGACGGGAACCCATACGTCACGCCCGACGTCACGGCCAACACGCTCGAGCGCCAGCGGTCACTCGTCCTCGAGCGCTACCGCGAACAACTCAAACGGCTCTCAGGCGTGCTCAGTCAGGATGGCAGCCGAATCGACGCGGGCTCTGCGTTTCAGGCGACGCTCGAGGCAGATCGGGAGCGGCTTCCGGGAAGCGCCCGCGAAGCCGAGGATCGCTACCCCGGCGAACCGTACCGCCAGAAACTCAAGCTCATGCGCGAGCGCCTCGACCGCGTCGGCGATGTTCGCCCCGGCGGCTACGAAACCGTCGACGAACTGCTCGAGGATCTCGAGGTCATCGCGGAGAGTCTCCAGAACAACGGCGGCGAAAGCGTCGTCACCGCCCATGTCGATCCAATTCGACGGCAGGTCGCAACGTTTGGCTTCTCGCTGGCCAGTCTGGACCTGCGCGAACACCAGCAAAAACACACCGACGCCATCGCTGACGCCCTCGAGGGTGAAGGAATCGACTACCACGCCTTAGACGAAGACGAGCGCGTCGAGTTACTGACGGATGCTATCCTGCAGGACGAGCGTGTGATCGACCTCAGCGACACCGACGGCCTCTCGGACGACTCCGCCCGCGTGCTTCGGCTGTTCGACAGTCTCGGCGACTGGCAGACCGAGTACGGCGTCGAGGCCATCGACACCTACGCCATCTCGATGACCGACGAGCCAAGCCACGTCCTCGAGGTGCTGTTCCTCGCCGATCAGTCCGGTGTCGTCTCCCTGCCCGAACACTGCGGACTCGACATCGTGCCGCTGCTCGAGACCGAATACGCCCTCTCCGGTGCCCGGCGCATCATGGGCACGCTGTTCGAGAACGAAGCCTACAGCCAGGCGCTCGAGGCTCGCGGACAGACCCAGGAGATCATGCTTGGCTACTCCGACTCGAACAAAGAGAACGGCTTCCTCGCGGCGAACTGGTCGCTGTACAAGAACCAGCGCCGACTGGGCGAAATCTGTGACGACTACGACGTAACGATGCGGCTGTTTCACGGCCGCGGCGGCTCGATTTCTCGCGGCGGCGGGCCGATGGGCGAGGCGTTACTCGCGTTGCCAAACAGCACCGTTACGGGGCAGGTCAAGTTCACTGAGCAGGGCGAGGCAATTGCCGAGAAGTACGGCAACCCGCGTATCGCCGAGCGCAACATCGAACAGATGGTAAACGCCCAACTGCGCGCACGTCACAACGCGATCAACAACCCGACAGAAGAGATTCCCGACGAGTGGATGGACGCGATGGAGACGATGGCCAACGCCGCTCGCCAGGAGTACCGTGATCTGCTCGAGAGCGACGGGTTCGTCCAGTACTTCGAGCAGGCGACGCCGATCACCGTCATCGAAAACCTCGATCTTGGCTCGCGGCCAGCCTCCCGGTCGGGCGAACGTACCGTCGAGGATCTGCGAGCGATTCCGTGGGTGTTCTCCTGGACCCAGTCGCGCTGTATCCTCCCGGGCTGGTACGCCATCGCGACGGGTATCGACGCCTACCTCGAGGACGGCGGCTCGGAGAAAATCCTCCAGGAGATGTACGACGAGTGGGACTTCTTCCGGACGACGGTCGACAATGCCGCACTCTCGCTATCACGGACTGAACTCGAGATCGCCGAGCGGTACGCGAATATGGCTGACGAAGACCTGCGAGAGACCTTCTTCCCGCGACTTACCGGCGAGTACGAGCGGGCTACGGAACTTATTCAGACCATTGGCCAGCGCGATCAACTGCACACGCGTGATTGGCTCGGCGAGAACTTAGAGCGCCGGAATCCTTACGTCGATCCACTGAACCTGCTGCAAACCTATCTGCTCGACCGAACGCACCGCACAGACATCGAGGAGCGAACGCTGCGCCTGACGGTGAAAGGAATCGCAGCCGGGATGAAAAACACCGGATAG
- a CDS encoding AAA family ATPase, translating into MDVTQASSECEAVLETISEAVICERSFLEEIMVGVVGRGHVLLEDVPGTGKTLTAHSIASALGLSFSRIQFTPDLLPADVTGTHVFNERERQFEFNEGPIFANIVLADEINRAPPKTQAALLEAMEEGQVTTDGETRQLPDPFFVIATQNPVEQEGTFPLPEAQVDRFLVKTSMGYPDEAGEIELLRRRASRETGSPSLESVLEPEQVAQLRTVSESVRVDEDLLEYVAKLARETRTDGRVDVGVSPRGTQRLFEAARAYAAMRGQEYVTPDDIKRVAQPVLAHRLVLTPDATVNEVQKSRVIESVLESVPVPTID; encoded by the coding sequence ATGGACGTTACGCAGGCCAGCAGCGAGTGCGAGGCCGTCCTCGAGACGATCAGTGAGGCAGTCATCTGCGAGCGGTCGTTCCTCGAGGAGATTATGGTCGGCGTCGTCGGCCGCGGCCACGTACTCTTAGAGGACGTGCCCGGGACCGGAAAGACGCTCACCGCCCACAGTATCGCAAGCGCGCTTGGACTTTCCTTTTCCCGCATCCAGTTCACGCCCGACCTCCTGCCCGCGGACGTGACTGGCACGCACGTGTTCAACGAACGCGAGCGCCAATTCGAGTTCAACGAAGGCCCCATCTTCGCGAACATCGTGCTCGCCGACGAGATCAACCGCGCGCCGCCGAAGACCCAGGCCGCGCTGCTCGAGGCGATGGAAGAAGGACAGGTCACGACCGATGGCGAGACGCGCCAGTTGCCTGATCCCTTCTTCGTGATCGCGACGCAGAATCCCGTCGAACAGGAGGGGACCTTCCCGCTGCCAGAAGCGCAGGTTGATCGCTTCCTCGTCAAGACCTCGATGGGCTATCCCGACGAGGCCGGCGAGATCGAACTGCTGCGCCGCCGTGCGAGTCGCGAAACCGGGAGCCCGTCGCTTGAGTCGGTTCTCGAGCCTGAACAGGTTGCACAGCTTCGAACGGTCTCCGAATCCGTCCGTGTCGACGAGGATCTTCTCGAGTACGTCGCCAAACTCGCCCGCGAGACGCGGACTGATGGCCGCGTTGATGTCGGGGTCTCGCCACGTGGGACCCAGCGACTGTTCGAGGCGGCTCGCGCCTACGCGGCCATGCGCGGCCAGGAGTACGTCACGCCGGACGACATCAAGCGCGTCGCCCAGCCGGTGCTTGCCCACCGACTCGTCCTCACTCCCGACGCAACGGTCAACGAAGTCCAGAAATCACGCGTGATCGAGAGTGTCCTCGAGTCGGTACCAGTGCCGACGATTGACTAA
- a CDS encoding 4Fe-4S ferredoxin N-terminal domain-containing protein, giving the protein MSSPDSPSDAHSDDDGGFHPLGEAAEEEFEKMLEETEYDAELGMEMAKDAMRVTKGELSDEVFYDRYHEEVVEEFGEDSRPMAEEIEAAREADDDGAELLSRLGLDEDSRRGMMKKMGAGAGAVGFGAWTMSESGDDPERAVAAQDEEDDETAADADGEGDGDDVQWGMALDLEVCDGCLSCVVACNAEHNWNEGANWMYVLAYDDGTVESPEPDEFEDTRDFNYLIRPCQHCTDAPCEKVCPTTARHTRDEGGLVLTDYDVCIGCRYCQVACPYGVNYFQWDDPTAEAEEMDAEMQFDERDRWVSGSGPRGVMEKCIFDPARQDGQMGEDMVGTTACEDACPPGAIQFGDMNDPESDPQQYVDNVPLARALENDPDEEDDEELVEAIEILAGEQEPADEDDEDADTLTEAEATRLVEGEYGSPDSTFRLLEEYNTNPNVIYIGNEPGPNAEQVPGPISYADVGQVDDRQDVLEEGTVDPSWVADQLGL; this is encoded by the coding sequence ATGAGTTCACCTGACTCACCCAGCGATGCACACAGTGACGACGACGGTGGCTTTCACCCCCTCGGCGAGGCCGCCGAGGAGGAGTTCGAAAAGATGCTCGAGGAGACGGAGTACGACGCCGAACTCGGGATGGAGATGGCCAAGGATGCGATGCGGGTGACGAAAGGCGAACTCTCCGACGAGGTGTTCTACGACCGCTACCACGAGGAGGTTGTCGAGGAGTTCGGCGAGGATAGCCGCCCGATGGCCGAGGAGATCGAAGCCGCTCGAGAGGCAGACGACGACGGTGCTGAACTCCTTTCACGGCTTGGACTCGACGAGGACTCCCGCCGTGGCATGATGAAGAAGATGGGAGCCGGGGCTGGCGCTGTCGGATTCGGTGCGTGGACTATGTCAGAAAGCGGTGACGACCCGGAGCGTGCCGTTGCGGCCCAAGACGAGGAGGACGACGAGACGGCAGCCGACGCCGATGGTGAGGGCGATGGCGACGACGTCCAGTGGGGGATGGCGCTCGACCTCGAGGTCTGTGATGGCTGTCTCTCCTGTGTCGTGGCCTGTAACGCTGAGCACAACTGGAACGAAGGGGCGAACTGGATGTACGTGCTGGCCTACGACGATGGGACGGTCGAGTCGCCTGAGCCGGACGAGTTCGAGGATACACGGGACTTCAACTACCTCATCCGGCCGTGCCAGCACTGTACCGATGCGCCCTGTGAGAAGGTCTGTCCAACGACCGCTCGCCACACTCGAGACGAAGGCGGCCTCGTGTTGACCGATTATGACGTCTGTATCGGCTGTCGATACTGTCAGGTCGCTTGCCCCTACGGGGTGAATTACTTCCAGTGGGATGACCCGACCGCGGAAGCCGAGGAGATGGACGCGGAGATGCAGTTCGACGAGCGCGACCGCTGGGTCAGTGGCTCCGGTCCGCGCGGCGTCATGGAAAAGTGCATTTTCGATCCGGCGCGTCAGGACGGCCAGATGGGCGAGGACATGGTCGGGACGACCGCCTGCGAGGATGCCTGTCCGCCCGGCGCGATCCAGTTTGGTGACATGAACGACCCCGAGAGCGATCCCCAGCAGTACGTCGATAACGTCCCACTGGCGCGTGCACTCGAGAACGACCCAGACGAGGAGGATGACGAAGAGTTAGTAGAGGCAATCGAGATACTCGCCGGCGAGCAAGAGCCTGCAGACGAGGACGACGAGGATGCCGACACGCTCACTGAGGCGGAAGCGACGCGGTTAGTCGAAGGCGAGTACGGCAGCCCCGACTCGACGTTCCGACTGCTCGAGGAGTACAACACGAATCCGAACGTGATCTATATCGGTAACGAGCCGGGGCCGAACGCCGAGCAGGTTCCCGGGCCGATTTCGTACGCCGATGTCGGGCAGGTCGACGACCGACAGGACGTCCTCGAGGAGGGGACGGTTGACCCGAGCTGGGTTGCAGATCAGTTGGGACTGTAA
- a CDS encoding (R)-citramalate synthase has translation MPVNYSTEQTIPSDRTVRLLDTTLRDGEQAPGVSLSPDEKVEIARGLERAGVAVIEAGSACTGAGERQAISRVTDLELDATVTSFCRGLEHDIDLALECDVDGVHIVVPASDRHVEGKVGTSREDNLEATAELVEYATDHDLWVEVIGEDGSRADLDYLEELMATALDAGADRTCFADTVGHTGPERTAEAVSRLADLGPVSAHTHDDLGLGVTNAITAVSAGADLVHCTVNGLGERAGNVALEEVAIALSHVYDVETLELEELYDLAQLVSRATGVQLPPNKAVIGENAFTHESGIHTDGTLKDDKMYEPYAPETVGRERRLALGKHTGRAGVKATLEEHGVEAGDDEISEIATRVTELGDRGRRVTDADLLAIAEDVTGDDRERVVELLDLTATSGGAVPTASIRLAVDGEERVASGTGSGPVDAAVSAVREALGSQADAELESYRVNAVTGGTDAVVTVEVTMARDDRSVTVARSEADITRASVEAMVDALDRLLASENQPLTPADD, from the coding sequence TTGCCTGTTAATTACTCCACCGAGCAGACGATTCCATCGGACCGTACCGTCCGCCTTCTCGATACCACGCTTCGCGACGGCGAACAAGCCCCAGGTGTGTCGCTCTCACCCGACGAAAAGGTCGAAATCGCCCGCGGCCTAGAGCGTGCGGGTGTCGCCGTCATCGAAGCCGGAAGCGCCTGTACCGGTGCGGGTGAGCGACAGGCCATCTCGAGAGTCACCGACCTCGAACTCGACGCCACCGTGACGAGTTTCTGTCGCGGCCTCGAGCACGACATCGACCTCGCGCTCGAGTGTGACGTCGACGGGGTCCACATCGTCGTCCCCGCGAGCGACCGCCACGTCGAGGGCAAGGTCGGCACCTCCCGCGAGGACAACCTCGAGGCCACCGCCGAACTCGTCGAGTATGCCACCGACCACGACCTCTGGGTCGAAGTCATCGGCGAGGACGGCTCTCGAGCGGATCTGGACTATCTCGAGGAACTCATGGCGACCGCACTCGACGCGGGCGCGGATCGAACCTGTTTCGCCGATACCGTCGGCCACACGGGTCCCGAGCGCACCGCCGAGGCAGTCTCCCGACTCGCCGATCTCGGCCCCGTCAGCGCACACACGCACGATGATCTGGGTCTCGGCGTCACGAACGCCATCACGGCCGTTTCGGCGGGTGCTGATCTCGTCCACTGTACGGTCAACGGCCTCGGCGAACGCGCCGGTAACGTCGCCTTAGAGGAAGTTGCAATCGCGCTCTCACACGTTTACGACGTGGAAACGCTCGAACTCGAGGAGCTGTACGATCTCGCCCAACTCGTCTCGCGAGCAACGGGCGTCCAACTCCCACCGAACAAGGCCGTCATCGGCGAGAACGCCTTCACGCACGAAAGTGGCATCCACACGGACGGCACGCTCAAAGACGACAAGATGTACGAGCCCTATGCGCCCGAAACCGTCGGCCGGGAACGCCGGCTCGCACTCGGCAAGCACACCGGCCGCGCGGGCGTCAAGGCCACGCTCGAGGAACACGGCGTCGAAGCTGGCGACGACGAGATTTCCGAAATCGCGACGCGCGTGACGGAACTCGGCGACCGCGGTCGTCGCGTCACCGACGCCGACTTGCTCGCAATCGCCGAGGACGTCACCGGCGACGACCGCGAGCGCGTCGTCGAACTGCTCGATCTGACTGCCACCAGCGGCGGTGCCGTCCCGACCGCGAGCATCCGACTCGCAGTCGACGGCGAGGAACGCGTCGCTAGCGGCACCGGCTCCGGACCCGTCGACGCCGCCGTCTCCGCCGTGCGCGAAGCGCTCGGCTCGCAGGCCGATGCGGAACTCGAGTCCTATCGCGTCAACGCCGTCACGGGCGGCACCGACGCCGTCGTCACGGTCGAAGTGACGATGGCTCGCGATGACCGCTCGGTGACCGTCGCCCGCAGCGAGGCCGACATCACCCGCGCCAGCGTCGAGGCGATGGTCGACGCGCTTGATCGACTTCTTGCCTCCGAGAATCAGCCACTCACGCCCGCAGACGACTAA
- a CDS encoding DUF192 domain-containing protein: MTLRHVRSGADAVTLASSVDIADSLVSQTRGLMFRRSVPDDYALVFQFGSAKTRDIHMLFVFVPLDVVWLVDGVVQRVERLRPWLGFRREEADTIVELPAGAAADVEVGDRLVLEE, translated from the coding sequence GTGACACTCCGACACGTTCGCTCCGGTGCCGACGCTGTGACACTCGCCTCGAGTGTCGATATCGCCGACTCGCTGGTGAGCCAGACGCGCGGGCTGATGTTTCGTCGCTCAGTTCCAGACGACTATGCGCTCGTCTTTCAATTCGGGAGCGCGAAGACGCGCGATATCCACATGCTGTTCGTGTTCGTCCCGCTCGATGTGGTCTGGCTCGTCGATGGGGTCGTCCAGCGTGTCGAGCGCTTGCGCCCCTGGCTCGGCTTTAGACGCGAGGAGGCAGACACCATCGTCGAACTCCCGGCAGGCGCTGCGGCCGATGTTGAAGTCGGTGATCGGCTCGTTCTCGAGGAGTAA
- a CDS encoding RNA-guided endonuclease InsQ/TnpB family protein — translation MHVHRTYRAKIRNHSQVARILDLHAWSASKLWNVANYHSREVWEDTGEIPDDSDLKSELKTHNKYKGLHSQSSQRVLEELAEAFNSWYSKRKSDNRANPPGYRKKNSYDNKGNRVHEEHPRSTVTWKQKGIRHDSNHNRVRLSKGANHKDHPRDWDYILVEYETRPEVTVENLQQVRAVYSKSKQRWELHLVCKHEVETPTAPGTETAGIDLGICNFAAVAYSTEEADLYPGNRVKQDGYYFPKEIAKCDNSSGSEATRLHHKWSERRTHFFHSLAKHIVEQCVERGVGRINIGKLNGVREDENGESKNWGRHGNLDLHGWAFDRFTNILTYKAKIEGIGVVEVSERGTSKTCCVCGREDDSQRVERGLYVCEECDAAFNADVNGAENIRLDINNESNSESSASLDEDRSTGWLAQPGVYLHDLSHGFSPREQVVDCKP, via the coding sequence ATGCACGTCCACCGAACATACCGGGCGAAAATCCGTAACCACTCCCAAGTGGCGCGGATACTCGACCTGCACGCGTGGAGTGCATCGAAACTGTGGAACGTTGCGAACTATCACTCCCGAGAAGTCTGGGAGGACACGGGCGAGATTCCCGATGACTCGGACTTGAAAAGCGAGTTGAAGACCCACAACAAGTACAAAGGACTCCATTCACAGTCCAGTCAGCGCGTTCTGGAGGAACTCGCTGAAGCCTTCAACTCGTGGTACAGCAAACGCAAGTCGGATAATCGAGCGAATCCGCCCGGCTACCGCAAGAAAAACTCCTACGACAACAAGGGCAATCGCGTCCACGAAGAACACCCACGCAGCACGGTGACGTGGAAGCAGAAAGGCATCCGTCACGACTCGAACCACAACCGCGTTCGGCTCTCGAAAGGTGCGAACCACAAAGACCACCCGCGAGACTGGGACTACATCCTCGTCGAATACGAGACACGCCCCGAGGTCACGGTCGAAAACCTGCAACAAGTCCGCGCCGTCTACAGTAAGTCGAAACAGCGGTGGGAACTACACCTCGTCTGCAAACACGAAGTGGAGACGCCTACCGCACCCGGCACCGAGACGGCGGGTATCGACCTTGGAATCTGTAACTTCGCCGCCGTCGCCTACAGCACCGAGGAGGCCGACCTCTACCCCGGCAACCGAGTGAAGCAAGACGGGTACTACTTCCCGAAAGAAATCGCCAAGTGCGACAACTCAAGCGGTTCTGAAGCCACCCGATTGCACCACAAGTGGTCGGAACGCCGCACCCACTTTTTCCACAGTCTCGCCAAACATATCGTTGAACAGTGTGTCGAGCGAGGCGTGGGTCGTATCAACATCGGGAAACTCAACGGCGTGCGTGAAGACGAAAACGGCGAGTCGAAGAACTGGGGTCGGCATGGAAACCTTGATTTGCACGGATGGGCGTTCGACCGATTCACCAACATTCTCACCTACAAGGCGAAAATCGAGGGCATCGGAGTCGTAGAGGTTTCAGAACGTGGCACGAGCAAGACGTGTTGCGTCTGCGGTAGAGAAGACGATAGTCAGCGCGTTGAACGTGGCTTGTACGTCTGCGAGGAGTGTGACGCGGCGTTCAACGCTGACGTGAACGGGGCGGAGAACATCCGGCTCGACATCAACAACGAAAGTAACTCCGAGTCTTCGGCCAGTTTGGATGAGGATAGGAGTACCGGCTGGTTGGCACAGCCCGGAGTCTACCTTCATGACTTGTCCCACGGATTCTCACCGAGGGAACAAGTGGTGGACTGCAAACCGTAA
- a CDS encoding DUF7097 family protein: protein MEKTPQGTSVGVDDPYEFAGLCDYLTGDGRCRYALEQYGHDPEFARERAQNDHECPVVDPEHEWSWADCPHFRSRNRERACIRCGLEEKRMAHDDERPLLEEHHLSYARDGETLSHEITVYLCRWCHAKVHNSWARITDDAAPEPDAIAELEGRRTREHEELGFESAAERYGDEKSK from the coding sequence ATGGAGAAAACGCCACAGGGAACATCGGTCGGCGTCGACGACCCCTACGAGTTCGCCGGGCTGTGTGACTATCTCACAGGCGATGGCCGCTGTCGGTACGCCCTCGAGCAGTACGGACACGATCCCGAGTTCGCCCGCGAGCGCGCACAGAACGACCACGAGTGTCCTGTCGTCGATCCCGAACACGAGTGGTCGTGGGCCGACTGTCCACACTTTCGCTCACGCAACCGCGAACGCGCCTGTATCCGCTGTGGACTCGAGGAAAAGCGCATGGCCCACGACGATGAGCGCCCACTGCTCGAGGAGCACCATCTGTCGTATGCACGCGACGGCGAGACGCTCTCGCACGAAATCACAGTATATCTCTGTCGCTGGTGTCACGCGAAAGTCCACAACTCCTGGGCGCGGATCACGGATGACGCCGCACCCGAACCGGATGCGATTGCGGAACTCGAGGGCCGACGAACACGAGAACACGAGGAGTTGGGGTTCGAATCGGCCGCTGAGCGCTACGGAGACGAGAAAAGCAAGTAG
- a CDS encoding DUF5800 family protein: protein MTTLAFDDDGVDVVYEGTEFRLEKELLEEAIEKTYYDVTDHEVLKIVAKQPNLQGEPRRVGDILD, encoded by the coding sequence ATGACAACGCTCGCGTTCGATGACGATGGCGTCGATGTCGTGTATGAAGGAACCGAGTTCCGCCTCGAGAAAGAGTTACTCGAGGAAGCAATCGAGAAAACGTACTACGACGTGACCGACCACGAAGTGCTCAAAATCGTCGCGAAACAGCCGAATCTACAGGGCGAACCCCGACGCGTTGGCGATATTCTCGACTGA
- a CDS encoding polymer-forming cytoskeletal protein — MAFSTDPLDELVVPAGTEAKEVALETDGDVLVGSRSTIEFGVRGRNVLAGENVEFGGDIEAGGDCRLDMWCDVADNVLVGQDAYIGERVHIAGKLKVAGDLDIGDDVDIEEGFEANGWIVIRNPMPTIVLLFVYLKHLLLVGDEETAQRLISEVVDDGDDEPTAEPLVIPRNASVGDDAWRVSTPATIGDDCRLHGNVRAETIDVGENCNIFGSLRARGDVTVGTETRIHGDLTTRDGDVVVGNDARILGDVSCRDLTLEPGAEVDGTIRADGEITMGTTERDLE, encoded by the coding sequence GTGGCATTCAGTACGGACCCGCTCGACGAACTCGTCGTCCCCGCCGGCACCGAAGCAAAGGAAGTCGCCTTAGAGACCGATGGTGACGTCCTCGTCGGCAGTCGGTCGACGATTGAGTTCGGCGTACGCGGCCGCAACGTCCTCGCCGGAGAAAACGTCGAGTTCGGCGGCGACATCGAAGCCGGTGGTGACTGTCGACTCGATATGTGGTGTGATGTCGCGGATAACGTACTGGTCGGCCAGGACGCCTATATCGGCGAGCGCGTTCATATCGCAGGAAAGCTCAAAGTCGCTGGCGACCTCGACATTGGCGACGACGTCGACATCGAGGAGGGGTTCGAGGCCAACGGCTGGATCGTCATTCGAAATCCGATGCCGACAATCGTCCTCCTGTTCGTCTATCTCAAACATCTCTTGCTTGTCGGTGATGAAGAGACCGCACAGCGTTTAATCTCCGAAGTCGTCGACGACGGAGACGACGAGCCAACAGCAGAGCCCCTTGTTATCCCACGAAATGCGAGCGTCGGTGATGACGCCTGGCGCGTCTCAACGCCCGCAACGATTGGCGACGACTGCCGACTCCACGGTAACGTCCGCGCAGAAACAATCGATGTCGGTGAAAACTGCAACATCTTCGGCAGTCTCCGCGCTCGCGGCGACGTCACCGTCGGCACCGAAACCCGAATTCACGGCGATCTGACGACCCGCGACGGCGATGTCGTCGTCGGCAACGACGCACGAATCCTCGGCGACGTCTCCTGTCGCGACCTCACGCTCGAGCCCGGAGCCGAAGTCGACGGCACGATTCGCGCCGACGGCGAGATTACGATGGGCACAACTGAACGCGACCTCGAGTAG